The Salvia miltiorrhiza cultivar Shanhuang (shh) chromosome 1, IMPLAD_Smil_shh, whole genome shotgun sequence genome has a window encoding:
- the LOC131006582 gene encoding uncharacterized protein LOC131006582 isoform X12 → MKPQDTVAGGEEEYNAFFYSLVSTDTQVLILLERLKETSLKMTPEIRLSLLTMLVIMSEILLEWDLIFLVHMPNPLRCNSNKIKFSAVLAAAGLIACHASKRFPDEQWEKYAVVTLMDCRSALDPVLSSHHISASLIKNDF, encoded by the exons ATGAAGCCTCAGGACACGGTGGCAGGAGGTGAGGAAGAGTACAATGCATTTTTCTACTCTCTCGTATCTACAGACACTCAG GTGCTGATCTTGTTGGAAAGGTTGAAAGAAACATCCCTGAAGATGACCCCAGAAATCCGGTT GTCATTGCTGACAATGTTGGTGATAATGTCGGAGATATTGCTGGAATGGGATCTGATCTTTTTGGTTCATATGCCGAATCCTCTT CGTTGCAACTCTAATAAGATAAAGTTCAGTGCAGTTTTAGCAGCAGCCGGATTAATTGCTTGTCATGCCTCAAAAAGGTTCCCTGATGAACAGTGGGAAAAGTATGCAGTTGTAACTCTCATGGATTGCCGGTCTGCTCTTGATCCCGTGCTTAGCAGCCATCATATCT CTGCTTCACTGATTAAGAATGATTTTTGA